Below is a window of Candidatus Hydrogenedens sp. DNA.
ACCAATCATGAACAGGTATAAAATCACCCTCTTTTATAAGTTCATCTATATTCAATTCTGTTTTTATCTTCTCCAAAATTTGCCCTGCAAAAAGATTACCTAAGGCATAACTTGGAAAATATCCAAAACTACCATGTGACCAATGAATATCCTGTAGACAACCATCCGCATCATTTGGAGGAGCTGACCCAAATAATTTTTCAAACAAATGGTTCCAATAATCAGGCACATCCGAAACTTGAATACTCCCTTCAATTAAATCCTTTTCAATTCTATATCGGAGAACAATATGTAAATTATAAGAACACTCATCCGCTTCTACTCTAATAAAATTCATAAATACACGGTTAATCTCCCTATAAAGTAGTTCAGGAGGAATGTTTTCAAACTCATTAGGGAAATATTGTTTCAAGAGTGGTAGGAAATATTGACAGAATGAAAAACTTCTCCCTACAAAGTTTTCCCAGAATCTCGATTGGGATTCATGAATACCTAAGGATGGTGCTTGTGCTAACCATGTTCCACGGTCTTCTTTACGAAAACCTTGCTCATATAGAGCATGCCCTCCTTCATGAAGAGAACTGAATATTCCAGAAAACAAATTTGTTGAATTAAGTCGTGTTGTAATTCGCACATCATAAATATCAAAATTGGTAGTAAACGGATGTACAGAACGGTCTTGTCTGCCTGAATTGAAATCAAAACCTATTGCAGATAATAACTGCAATGTAATCTCCCATTGCTTTCCTGTATCCCATGTTTTCCCTTCAAAAACAGAGCCTGGTCTCCCTTCACCTAAAACAGATTGATATATCTTCGATTGTTCCTGTTCCAATTCCGAAAAAAGCCTATCTAACGTTTGGGTATCTGTACCACGTTCAAAATCTTCTAACAAAGCATCGTACGGCGACTTCTCATAACCTAACAGAGAGGCTCGCTCACGACATAATGATACAATTTCATCCAAATATGGCTGAAAAATAGAAAAATCGGATTGGTGTCGTGCTTGAACCCATGCATGATAGGCTTTGCTTCTTACTTCCGCAAATTTACCCACCCATGAGGACGGGATTTTCACTGCACGCTGATAGTCATACCTTGCTTCCTCAATCATCTTCGCATCATCAGATGACAAGCCATTTTTACATTCATAAAAATATGATAGTTCCTCTCCCAAATATGTATCTGTTTCAAGACGATGTAAAATCTGAGCAATAGTTTTCAATTGGTCTCCTCTCGCTTCTGCACCATTTGGAGGCATATTGACTTCTTCATCCCATTGAAGTAATGCAAGAACTGCTCTAATATTTAATATCTCTCTCAACTTATCTTTAAGAACAGTAAAACGCTCCTCGCGACTACTCATATACATCTCCTAAAAAATCTTAAATATTCATCTGTATTGAAATAAATTAGATAGCTCTTTTATTTATCACTCACCATTAAAAAATTTAAGAATCAACAATTTAAATGTCCACCTTGATTTTTATTTAAAAATCCCCAATATCAATTGGAAGACGGTGAATCATTGGGACTTTCTATCTGCGGGCGGTATTTCTCAATCTTTTGTTTTACACCTTCATTTTTTGGGTCAAGGACTAAAGCACGTTCCCACTCCGAAACAGCACGTTTAATATCTCCCGAAAGCAAATAGGCATCCCCTAAATGGTCTCGTAATACAGCATCATCCGTTTCCATCTTATAAATCGCTTTACGTATATACTCTATCGCTTTTTCAGCATTGCCTTGTCGATAATAAACCCAACCCAAACTATCTAAATAGTACGGATTCTCAGGGTCAATTTTTAATGCTCGACAAATTAAATTTTCGGCTTCTGTTAGATTTACATTCTTATCTGCATAAAGATAACCTAAAAAATTTAATAACTCTGCATTCTCAGGATCCAATTCTATACACCTTTTGAGACACTTTTCTGTATCTTCAAATTGTTTTAATTTATCGTAGGAAATAGCCAAATAATAATTAACCCATAGATTTTTATCATTTTCAGGAAGCAATTCCTTTAATAACGTTATTGCATCTTCATTTTTATCGGCAACCATTAATATCCTGCTTAATATCAACCGTAATGATAAAGATGAACTATCGTTTACTAACTCCCTTACCTGTGTTTCAAACCAGCCCGAAATAATCCCTGCTCCGAAATTAGTCCACAACGAATTGATAACATCATTACATTCTGTATCCACAGATTCACCGAATATATCGAGAGTATCCAAAATATTTTTATACTCATCATTTTGAATCTGTTTTAACGCCAATGCTTGAAATAATTTGCTTATCAAAGGATATTCCTCTACTGGAAGTAATGATGTGGCTCTTAAACAATCAGCAGTCTTAATAAAGAGAAAGGATACTATTAACTTTTGAACAGGCATACATTCTGGTGATGCAATAAGTTTCTTCGCCAATTCCACAGCCTTACTTTCTTCTCCTGCACGAACATAGGCACCAATTAATACCTCTTGTGCCTTTATATCATCCGATTTCTTTTGTAAATACATTTCCAGAGACTTAATAGCATCGGATACTCTATTTTCATCGATATAAAGCAAAGCCAAAATATAATATGCTCGTATCATTCGTTTGTCAAATTGTAATGCCTTTTCTAATTCATCAATAGCCAACGCATTATTTTTTATCCGCGCATAAGTTAGCCCCAACTGATAATGGAGTAAAGCACTATTAGGTCTTTTTTCTATCATCCGCCGATAAATATCAATAGCAGCAACCAAATCATTTGTATCTTCCTGCAATTCAAGCAAAGCACTATACCCTAAAACATCTTCAGGGTTAATTTCTATTGCTCTCTGAAATGCCTCTACCGCCTCATCAATTCTCCCTAAACGATGACATAATTCACCACGAATAAGATATAACGAAGGAATCGTTTTGTCTTTTTCAATTACCCTATCAATACAGGCTAACGCCTCCTCATATTTCTCTGTCATTAGGTATAGCCGAACAATACGAATCAAAGGGGTTATTGCTTCTGGGTCTATTTTTACTGTCTCTTCCAATTCTTTAATTGCTTGTTCATTATCACCTCTTCGGTGATAAACCATGGAAGAGAGATAATGTGATAATGAATTACCTTTCCTCTGCGTTTCCATATTTTGCAAAGATGATTTGATACCAGTGTTTAAATTGTTAATAGGTAAACCCTTGCAACTTACAAGAACAATTGTGAGAGGTAAAATAAAAAATACCTTTAATTTCTGATGGTTCATACTTTTGTAATACCTTAACAATTATTTAAGTTTTAATTCTGGCAATAAGGATTCTGACATATCAACAAACGGTGCAAAACTTAAACGATGTATGGGCGATGGACCTAACTTCTCAATAGCTAAAAGATGCTCCTTCGTTCCATAACCTTTATGTTTTGCAAATCCATATCCAGGATATTCTTTATCATATTCCTTCATTATTTTATCCCGCGTTACCTTCGCAATGATACTCGCTGCCCCAATAGATGCGGAACGTTGGTCACCTTTGATGATTTTCCACGCTTGACAAGGTAACCCTTTCAAATTATAACCATCCACTAAAACCAAATCCGGTTTTATTTTTAATTTTAAAATTGATTCCGCCATTGCCCGATAATTCGCTTCTTGTATTCCTATTCTATCTATTTCCTTATTATTAATAATTGCAATTCCTATCTCATGTTCACCCGACATTAGTATATCAAACAACTCCTCCCTTTTTCTTTCAGTGAGTTTTTTAGAATCATCTATTCCTTCAACTTCAGAATGTAACACTACTGCTACTGCAACAATAGGACCTGCCAATGGACCACGCCCTGCCTCATCCACACCTGCAATGAAAGAAAAACCCTGTTCTCTTCCTTTTTTTTCAAAATACCACTTATCTATAATTTCGCTAATATCTCTATTCATCAATAAAAACCATCCTGTTTAGATTACATTGTAACTAAAATAACTTACCCCTTTAAAAGCAATCAGGGCGAGCATGTCATTTGACATTCTCGCCCCAAATTAAAACTAATTAAATTTCAAGTATTAGATACCCGGCGGTAACAAGTGTCCATAGGACAATGTAACTTTGGAACCATCGGGATTCACGACAGTTACGAAGTTAGTATTCGCACCTTGAATATCATTGGGTCCACCAATCCATTCAATGGTTGCAGAACCGTTCGTCTTGGTGTCAACGATACCAACACCCGGAATCGGTGTGCTGTTATCAGGACTAAGTGGCCTATCTGGTACTAGGACACCCTGTCCACCTTCCATACCTCCGTGCTGACCACCCGCTGTTGCGTCTGGGTCATATACGCAGGGACGGAATGCCAACGCAGACCGTGGTGCAATAGTGAAACTATTATTTGGTGGGAAAGGACCCAAGCAAACACCATCTGCATTGTAATAGGTAATGTAGCATGTTACTGTTGTGTCTACATTGCTCTTTAAGTAGACAAGGTTCGTGGCACCACTCGCTTTTCCTGGCAATCCATTGTATTGCGGAGCATTATCCGCGAACCATGGAATAGCCAATGAACTGGCAAACGCCACTCCGGTACCAAGCAGGATTAACAATGCGGCGAAACTAAGTTTTCTCATCTTTTCACCTCCTCTCGTAGGGGTTTACCTAAACTTATCATCATGTTCACCTGAACATGACCTCGTTTAGTTTTTTATTCAATTGTCACTATATAGTTTATACCACAAACCAGTTTGAGATGTCAAGTCAAATTTTAAAAATTTTGAAAAAATTTTATTCCCGAAAAATCGAGATTAATTAAGATAACCAAGATTTCTTAATTGTTCCTGAACGTCTCTATTCATCTCTATTTGTTGCTCCTCCTTCATCGATTTAATAGGATAATAATTAACATTAAAGTAAATCTTATATTTTTCCACATTATCTAAAAAGGAGGGCTCGCTTTGAATTTGCTTATCATTTGACGAAAAATGAAACCATAACTTATCTTCATCTTCAATCACTTTATATTCTTGTGGGTAAATTAATTTCGGTTTCTTTTGAATTTGAACAATCAATTCATGATTATCCTCAGCAGGAATAATTTGAAGTATGGTGGGTAAAATCCCTACTCCCGAAGGGATAAAAATTGTTCCCTCTAACTTTGTCGGTTCAAGCCTATCATTTCTAATTCGGAATACACATGACTGTGTCATAACATTTACAATCGGAACCGTGCATTTAATAGTAATGGTCTCCGTTAAAAAAGAATCCATATTTTGGAAATACAAGCACCAGCCTTCTTTCTTCAAACGAAATTGTTTCGCAAATACTTTCTGGCATTCATAAAATATTTTAGGCTCTAAATCCATAATATTTCTATACTCCGCCATAGGTTTACTCAAATCAAACAAATTACATTCTCCCCTCTTTATATTTTCCAATAATTTATAGTGACCCTTTACAATTGCTTTCATTTCTATTTCCGAATCTGTAGAAAAAATATAATCTCTTTCTATTTTTTTATTTTCGATAAAGTCATAAAGGGATATTCCGTCTGTTTGTACTTCTCTTTCGGTATCTAACATTGCAAAAAGAGTAGGAACAATATCTTCTAAAATAACTTTTTCTTTTATTCTCTGTCCTGAATATTTTTGAAATGGAAATTTAACTATCATGACATTTCGCATACTTTCCTCATAGACATTTTTATGTCCATATAATTCATGTTCCCCTAACGATTCTCCATGGTCTGAAACGATTGCTATAAATGCTGGGTCATATAAACCTTCTTTTTTTAGAAAATTAAAAAAATCACCTAAAGCGGTGTCTACTTTATATATGCAATCATCATAAAGAGCGTTGTTATATTGTAATTCCTGCTCCGTTGGAATTATATCTCTATCAGAAGCATGGAGCAAATATAATGTGCCAGCAGGAATATTTTCACAACCAGAACGTTGAACTCTCGGATTTTTATAAGCACGAGAAAACACCTTAAACTCTTCTTCTTCTGCATCATAAAGCAAATCTTTATACGCAGTAGAATGAATATCGTAATTGTGCATAAAAACAAATATTTTCCTAGTTTGTGCTTGACGTATCCATGTCTTTGCATCTTCATGAACTTCAAATACAGACCGACGGTCTTTAGCTCCGCCTTCTTGTGTCTCCGGAACAGAAAAATAATCCATACCTCGTGAAAACCCACGTGAAGGAACAAACCACCATAAAAAGCCAGCAAATCCAGCTGTTTGGTAACCATATTCTCTCAAAATCTCTGGCAATGGTTGTATTTCTAATTTTAAATCGATGTTTTTCTTCAATCCATGACTCTCAGGATGTAAACCTGTTAATAAACTCATGTGTGCCACAGGTGTAAACGTTTGGGTCGTATAGGAATTCTCAAAAACAACCGCATCTTTAGCAAACTCATCTAAACAAGGGCTTGTTGGCAAATCATAGCCGTAAGGCAATAAATGGTCAGGTCTCAATGTATCACAAGAAATAATAAAAATAGGCGGTGTAGAGGTGTCCTCTTTTTCTTTCTTTGTTACTATTATCGGATTTCCCCAAACACTAAAATTCCCCAATGTATTACCCATAGGCTCTATACGAAAAATAATTTTTACATTTTTATTTTTATATCTTGATAAATCTATTTCCGCTCGACGCCAAAAACGGTCTTCCTTGTTTATTTTTGGATTCATTTTAAGTTGATATAAAACATCACGATTTTCATGGTCATCTATCAATACTGTAAATTCACTTCCATCTGTTTTCCATTCCATATCAGTCGATTTCTTTCTAAAAGAACCTACATCAGGGTTGTAAATACCTGTATAAAAAATGAGTCTACTACCATCACTAATATCTTTTTCCATCTCCATTTCTTCATCCCATAACACATCCATACAAACACCAGATATTGTCATCTGTTTTGGTCTTACATTGTCATAAGGTTGAAACACAACCTTTTCCATCGTTATACCTTCTATATTATCTTTCACTCCTCTTACTTCGAAACATATCGAATCCACAATGTCAAATATCGGATTATTTTTATCTGGAAATCGGAGCATAAAAGTATAGGTATGCACTTTCCCATCCGAAATTAAAGAACAGTTATCATATGGATAATAATATTCATCACCAGTCCTTTTGCTTTTCCAACCCCACAAAATATCTTTTCCACCCTTTGTTATCATATTCACAGAAAGAGATTTATAATTTCCAAGATTAATTACACCCCTATATTCGAAAATAATTACATCACGACCTTCATCAACTCTCTGATTAAAAACAGTTGCATCTAACACACATTCACTTACGTTCCCTTTTCCCTTCCAATACTCTTCTGACAACCTATACATTGAGGCTTCCCCAATCATAGGAAACATAAATAATAAAACAAAAAAGATAAAAACATCTTCTCGAATATTTAATGACATTCCTGCTACCTTTTTCACTGCTAAAATCAACGACTTTATCTTTTTTTTAACCAATTCTTATTCAACGTGATGAATGTTCATTAATACCGTCTTTAATTCTTCAAAACGATATGGTTTTTGTAAATACCCCGATATACAACTCTGATTTATCTTTTTATTTAATTCGTCTTGAGGATGACCACTGGTTAATATAATAGGAACAGACTCACTAATCTTCCGAATAGCAAGACACGCTTCTATACCATCCATATGAGGCATTGTCATATCTAAAATAACAGCGGAAATAGAATCCCGATTCTGTTCAAAAATCTGGACAGCTTCTCGTCCATCCACTGCAACAAACACCTCAAATCCCAAATATTGAAGCATTCGTTGTGTCAACGCACAAATTGTTTCGTCATCCTCTGCTAACAGCACTTTTCCGCTTCCACGCCATTCTTTACTATCCGTTGTAAATACAGTCTGTCTTTCGGCTTCCCATTCAATTGCTGGTAGAAATATTTTGATAGTAGTTCCTTTACCTTCCTCAGAATAAACCTTAATTCCTCCCTTGTGATTACGGACAATTCCTAATACTGTTGCCATACCCAATCCCCTTCCTGTAAATTTTGTGGTATAAAATGGCTCAAACAGATGTATCTTCGCCTCCTCATCCATTCCACATCCTGTATCCACTACTTCAAGCACAACATACAAACCTTCTTTAAGCTCGTTTGGTAAAAATAAAGTGTCCAAATACTGTTGTTCACAAATACGTGCACCTGTTCTTAAGACTATCACACCACTTTTGTTTCCCATTGCTTCGCTCGCATTAACGACTAAATTCATGATAATTTGTGAAATTTGTGTCGCATCTCCTTCTATCATTGGTATTTCTTCAGCCAAATCTAACTTCAAAATGGCTTTTCTTGAAATGGTTGCCTTTAATATCTGTGTCATCTCATTAACTAAATTATTAATGTTTATTTTCCTTGCCACTAATTTTCTTTTACCTGCATAACTAAGCATCTGCGTTGCAAGTTCAGCACCTTTCTTACTCGCATTAACTATTTCCTGTAAATAATGTTGGGCTGGTGATATTTCTGGAATTTCATGCATTGCTAATTCAGCACTACCAATTATTGCCATGAGAATATTATTAAAATCATGAGCAACCCCTCCTGAGAGAACCTCTAAACTTTGTATCCGCTGAATATGATACATTCGTTCTAACATTTGTTTTTCTTGCTCTTCACGCTTCTTTTG
It encodes the following:
- a CDS encoding ribonuclease HII, with the translated sequence MNRDISEIIDKWYFEKKGREQGFSFIAGVDEAGRGPLAGPIVAVAVVLHSEVEGIDDSKKLTERKREELFDILMSGEHEIGIAIINNKEIDRIGIQEANYRAMAESILKLKIKPDLVLVDGYNLKGLPCQAWKIIKGDQRSASIGAASIIAKVTRDKIMKEYDKEYPGYGFAKHKGYGTKEHLLAIEKLGPSPIHRLSFAPFVDMSESLLPELKLK
- a CDS encoding tetratricopeptide repeat protein — protein: MNHQKLKVFFILPLTIVLVSCKGLPINNLNTGIKSSLQNMETQRKGNSLSHYLSSMVYHRRGDNEQAIKELEETVKIDPEAITPLIRIVRLYLMTEKYEEALACIDRVIEKDKTIPSLYLIRGELCHRLGRIDEAVEAFQRAIEINPEDVLGYSALLELQEDTNDLVAAIDIYRRMIEKRPNSALLHYQLGLTYARIKNNALAIDELEKALQFDKRMIRAYYILALLYIDENRVSDAIKSLEMYLQKKSDDIKAQEVLIGAYVRAGEESKAVELAKKLIASPECMPVQKLIVSFLFIKTADCLRATSLLPVEEYPLISKLFQALALKQIQNDEYKNILDTLDIFGESVDTECNDVINSLWTNFGAGIISGWFETQVRELVNDSSSLSLRLILSRILMVADKNEDAITLLKELLPENDKNLWVNYYLAISYDKLKQFEDTEKCLKRCIELDPENAELLNFLGYLYADKNVNLTEAENLICRALKIDPENPYYLDSLGWVYYRQGNAEKAIEYIRKAIYKMETDDAVLRDHLGDAYLLSGDIKRAVSEWERALVLDPKNEGVKQKIEKYRPQIESPNDSPSSN
- a CDS encoding carboxypeptidase M32, with translation MSSREERFTVLKDKLREILNIRAVLALLQWDEEVNMPPNGAEARGDQLKTIAQILHRLETDTYLGEELSYFYECKNGLSSDDAKMIEEARYDYQRAVKIPSSWVGKFAEVRSKAYHAWVQARHQSDFSIFQPYLDEIVSLCRERASLLGYEKSPYDALLEDFERGTDTQTLDRLFSELEQEQSKIYQSVLGEGRPGSVFEGKTWDTGKQWEITLQLLSAIGFDFNSGRQDRSVHPFTTNFDIYDVRITTRLNSTNLFSGIFSSLHEGGHALYEQGFRKEDRGTWLAQAPSLGIHESQSRFWENFVGRSFSFCQYFLPLLKQYFPNEFENIPPELLYREINRVFMNFIRVEADECSYNLHIVLRYRIEKDLIEGSIQVSDVPDYWNHLFEKLFGSAPPNDADGCLQDIHWSHGSFGYFPSYALGNLFAGQILEKIKTELNIDELIKEGDFIPVHDWLKKNIFEIGRRCCAKEIVEKISGKPVSSTPFLSYLKEKYSKIYQISL
- a CDS encoding sulfatase is translated as MSLNIREDVFIFFVLLFMFPMIGEASMYRLSEEYWKGKGNVSECVLDATVFNQRVDEGRDVIIFEYRGVINLGNYKSLSVNMITKGGKDILWGWKSKRTGDEYYYPYDNCSLISDGKVHTYTFMLRFPDKNNPIFDIVDSICFEVRGVKDNIEGITMEKVVFQPYDNVRPKQMTISGVCMDVLWDEEMEMEKDISDGSRLIFYTGIYNPDVGSFRKKSTDMEWKTDGSEFTVLIDDHENRDVLYQLKMNPKINKEDRFWRRAEIDLSRYKNKNVKIIFRIEPMGNTLGNFSVWGNPIIVTKKEKEDTSTPPIFIISCDTLRPDHLLPYGYDLPTSPCLDEFAKDAVVFENSYTTQTFTPVAHMSLLTGLHPESHGLKKNIDLKLEIQPLPEILREYGYQTAGFAGFLWWFVPSRGFSRGMDYFSVPETQEGGAKDRRSVFEVHEDAKTWIRQAQTRKIFVFMHNYDIHSTAYKDLLYDAEEEEFKVFSRAYKNPRVQRSGCENIPAGTLYLLHASDRDIIPTEQELQYNNALYDDCIYKVDTALGDFFNFLKKEGLYDPAFIAIVSDHGESLGEHELYGHKNVYEESMRNVMIVKFPFQKYSGQRIKEKVILEDIVPTLFAMLDTEREVQTDGISLYDFIENKKIERDYIFSTDSEIEMKAIVKGHYKLLENIKRGECNLFDLSKPMAEYRNIMDLEPKIFYECQKVFAKQFRLKKEGWCLYFQNMDSFLTETITIKCTVPIVNVMTQSCVFRIRNDRLEPTKLEGTIFIPSGVGILPTILQIIPAEDNHELIVQIQKKPKLIYPQEYKVIEDEDKLWFHFSSNDKQIQSEPSFLDNVEKYKIYFNVNYYPIKSMKEEQQIEMNRDVQEQLRNLGYLN